Proteins found in one Mucilaginibacter gracilis genomic segment:
- a CDS encoding CYTH domain-containing protein produces the protein MGVEIERKFLVDHAKWQTLQKPHGMVIKQGYLLTDPEKTIRIRIKDQLSYITIKGKTKGISRSEYEYPIPLNEANELLSSLCEAVISKTRYCITFAGKLWEVDVFNGDNQGLIVAEIELDDENEQFDTPPWLAAEVSDDARYYNSNLSLNPFKNW, from the coding sequence ATGGGAGTAGAGATTGAAAGAAAATTTTTAGTTGACCATGCCAAATGGCAAACGCTGCAAAAGCCCCATGGTATGGTTATAAAGCAGGGCTATTTGTTAACCGACCCCGAAAAAACCATTCGCATACGGATAAAAGACCAACTGAGCTACATCACCATTAAGGGTAAGACCAAAGGTATATCGCGCAGCGAATATGAATACCCTATACCGTTAAACGAGGCTAACGAATTGTTGAGCAGCCTTTGCGAAGCCGTTATTAGCAAAACACGCTACTGCATAACTTTTGCTGGCAAGCTTTGGGAAGTGGATGTTTTTAACGGTGATAACCAGGGTTTAATAGTAGCCGAAATTGAACTCGACGATGAAAACGAACAATTTGATACTCCGCCTTGGCTTGCCGCCGAAGTTAGCGACGATGCAAGGTATTACAACTCAAACCTGTCATTAAATCCGTTTAAAAACTGGTAA
- a CDS encoding AAA domain-containing protein encodes MDYFKKLQDLLKIELNEDRNSYIKLTESGSAADRRANGITWYPVAIRGTEPSRGDYLTVELERTTHQDVAHQFRFGSSAALFSNHDPKNDRIEGTVTYQGNDRIKLNLFTDELPDWCRDGKLGIDLLFDNNSYDEMQNALKQAAVLHDKPTEGQLIQILTGEREPSFSTGYVYSSTTGLNQSQQTAVQKIVSAQELAVVHGPPGTGKTTTLVQAIKSLIRNGEKRVLVVAPSNTAVDLLSEKLAAEGLNVLRIGNPARVSARLMALTLDNKMAEHSQMKDIKKLKKMASEFKNMAHKYKRSFGKAERDQRKALFDEAHKIMKDVDKTEQYIIDDVVARAQVISATLVGANHYTIRNLQFNTVVIDEAGQALEPACWIPILKAQKLILAGDHCQLSPTIKSAEAGRKGLSTTLLEKCIALHPNSVTLLDEQYRMNEAIMAYSSKVFYYDQLKAHSSVAQHLLFAGDTPFTFIDTAGCGFDEQTAGTSVANPDEAALLFRHLEKLAAGLTERYTLNNFPSIAVISPYQEQIRLLKEQLINSPSLADYGNKISVNTIDSFQGQERDVVYISMTRSNSNNQIGFLADIRRMNVAMTRARKKLIIIGDSSTLGTLPFYADLISYAEKINGYQSAWELINYE; translated from the coding sequence ATGGATTATTTTAAAAAGCTGCAGGATTTACTCAAAATTGAACTGAATGAAGACCGCAACTCGTATATCAAGCTAACCGAATCGGGCTCGGCTGCCGACCGCCGCGCCAATGGTATTACCTGGTACCCCGTTGCCATACGCGGAACCGAGCCAAGCCGTGGCGATTATTTAACCGTTGAACTGGAGCGCACCACGCACCAAGATGTTGCCCACCAATTCAGGTTCGGCTCGTCGGCAGCGCTATTCTCCAACCACGACCCCAAAAACGACCGCATCGAGGGCACGGTAACCTACCAGGGCAACGACCGCATAAAGCTGAATTTGTTTACCGATGAACTGCCCGACTGGTGCCGCGACGGCAAATTAGGAATCGACCTACTGTTTGATAACAACAGTTACGATGAAATGCAGAACGCCCTTAAACAGGCCGCTGTTTTGCACGATAAACCCACCGAGGGCCAACTCATCCAAATATTAACTGGCGAAAGGGAACCGTCGTTTTCTACAGGATATGTATATTCGTCAACAACGGGCTTAAACCAATCGCAGCAAACGGCGGTACAAAAAATAGTGTCGGCGCAGGAGTTGGCCGTGGTACATGGGCCACCGGGCACAGGCAAAACAACCACGCTGGTACAGGCCATTAAATCGTTGATCCGCAATGGCGAAAAACGGGTTTTGGTAGTTGCGCCAAGCAATACTGCTGTTGATTTGTTAAGCGAAAAACTGGCCGCCGAAGGTTTAAATGTATTGCGCATAGGCAACCCGGCAAGGGTATCGGCACGGTTAATGGCTTTAACTTTGGATAACAAAATGGCCGAACATAGCCAGATGAAGGATATTAAGAAGCTAAAAAAAATGGCTTCGGAGTTTAAAAACATGGCGCACAAATACAAGCGCAGCTTTGGCAAAGCCGAACGCGACCAGCGCAAGGCCCTGTTTGATGAGGCCCACAAAATAATGAAGGACGTTGATAAAACCGAACAATACATTATTGATGATGTGGTAGCCAGGGCGCAGGTAATTTCGGCAACGCTGGTTGGTGCCAACCATTACACCATCCGCAACCTGCAATTTAACACCGTTGTAATTGACGAAGCCGGGCAAGCCCTCGAACCCGCCTGCTGGATACCGATACTAAAGGCCCAAAAACTAATACTTGCCGGCGACCATTGCCAGCTATCGCCAACCATAAAATCTGCCGAGGCTGGGCGCAAGGGTTTAAGCACTACCCTGCTCGAAAAATGTATAGCCTTGCATCCCAATTCTGTTACGCTGCTTGATGAGCAATACCGCATGAACGAGGCCATAATGGCTTATTCGTCTAAAGTGTTTTATTACGATCAATTAAAGGCGCATAGCAGCGTAGCTCAACATTTACTATTTGCCGGCGACACTCCGTTTACCTTTATTGATACCGCCGGTTGCGGCTTTGACGAACAAACCGCAGGCACCAGCGTTGCCAACCCGGACGAGGCCGCCCTGCTATTCAGGCATCTTGAAAAACTTGCTGCTGGGTTAACGGAGCGTTACACGCTAAACAATTTCCCCAGTATCGCCGTTATATCTCCCTATCAGGAACAAATACGTTTGCTTAAAGAACAGCTCATAAACTCGCCAAGCCTTGCGGACTACGGCAATAAAATATCGGTAAACACCATTGATAGCTTTCAGGGCCAGGAGCGCGACGTAGTTTATATTAGCATGACCAGGAGTAACAGCAACAACCAAATAGGCTTTTTGGCCGACATCCGCCGCATGAATGTTGCCATGACGAGGGCCCGCAAAAAGCTAATTATTATAGGTGACAGTTCCACGTTAGGCACCCTGCCCTTTTATGCCGACCTGATTAGCTACGCCGAAAAGATAAACGGCTACCAAAGCGCATGGGAGTTGATTAATTACGAATAA
- a CDS encoding ribonuclease Z, producing MRFDVTILGSSSATPIYNRNPTAQALNINERFYLIDCGEGTQQQMLRFDIKSSRIDYIFISHLHGDHYLGLVGLLSSLHLNGRKKPLTLFGPPHLKEIIDIQFKYSETTLHFELIFYPTNAEKAEVILDNQDITVETIILDHRVACTGFLFRQKRRLRKINKEKADELEVPVTYYSILKRGVDYLTTDGQVHPNSELTTPADEPMAYAYCSDTLYNESYFKQIANVDLLYHEATFAHAMLDRANETHHTTALQAGEIARLTGAKKLLIGHFSARYKTLTELLDEARSVFPETELAIEGKNFIIGN from the coding sequence ATGAGATTTGATGTAACCATTCTGGGCAGTAGTTCGGCAACACCAATTTATAACAGAAACCCCACAGCGCAGGCGCTCAATATTAACGAACGTTTTTATTTGATTGATTGCGGCGAAGGCACGCAACAACAAATGCTGCGTTTTGATATCAAATCGAGCCGGATTGACTATATTTTTATCAGCCACCTTCACGGCGATCATTACCTGGGCTTGGTGGGACTGCTATCGTCGCTTCATTTAAACGGACGTAAAAAACCGTTAACGCTATTTGGGCCGCCGCATTTAAAGGAGATTATTGATATTCAATTCAAATACTCAGAAACAACGTTGCATTTTGAGTTGATATTTTACCCAACCAATGCCGAAAAGGCCGAAGTGATTTTAGACAATCAGGATATTACGGTAGAAACCATTATACTCGATCATAGGGTAGCGTGTACCGGTTTCCTGTTTCGCCAAAAGCGCAGGCTCCGTAAAATAAACAAAGAAAAGGCCGACGAGTTGGAAGTGCCCGTAACCTATTACTCGATACTAAAGCGCGGGGTTGATTACTTAACTACCGATGGGCAGGTGCATCCCAACAGTGAGCTAACAACACCTGCCGATGAGCCAATGGCTTACGCCTACTGCTCAGACACGCTGTACAACGAAAGTTACTTTAAACAAATAGCCAACGTTGATTTGCTTTACCACGAGGCTACCTTTGCCCATGCCATGCTTGATAGAGCCAACGAAACCCACCATACCACCGCTTTGCAAGCGGGAGAGATAGCAAGGCTCACAGGGGCTAAAAAACTACTGATAGGCCATTTTTCGGCGAGGTATAAAACTCTTACCGAATTGCTGGACGAGGCCCGCTCGGTTTTCCCGGAAACGGAACTGGCCATTGAGGGCAAAAATTTTATTATTGGCAATTGA
- a CDS encoding M20 family metallo-hydrolase: MKINAKRLSSHFGEMSEIGKIGETGTCRPAHSKEEKQAFELASSWMQSAGMQTHIDNFGNLIGRLEGSEPDLPVLMLGSHLDSQPYGGRFDGVAGVLCAIEAITTLTENGIKPRRSIEIVSFADEEGWRFKKGLFGSRGILGKLEDGELQRTDHDGITREKALTDFGCDITAFANSQYAPGSIYCFLELHIEQGPILDWGNKPIGIVTGIAGPLWLTVKLKGMAGHTGSVPMHLRQDALLGAARIIVGLNDIVTQIPGAPTVGTVATIDVFPASRNIIAEEVSFTLDLRDIDLDRRHAYEKQVREMIAATAQKHKLTYEIAEDTNSEPRYCATWIKDIIKQECVTLGVDAPELMSGPFHDALALSYACDYGMIFIRCKDGVSHNPLEYSTDEDLALGTEILYGTVLKVLDKE, translated from the coding sequence ATGAAAATAAACGCAAAGCGATTAAGCAGTCACTTTGGTGAGATGAGCGAAATAGGTAAAATTGGCGAAACAGGCACCTGCCGCCCTGCGCATTCAAAGGAAGAAAAGCAAGCCTTTGAGCTGGCCTCAAGTTGGATGCAAAGCGCAGGTATGCAAACCCATATAGATAACTTTGGCAATTTAATAGGCCGCCTTGAAGGCAGCGAACCCGATTTACCCGTGCTGATGCTGGGCTCACACCTTGATTCGCAGCCTTACGGCGGCAGGTTTGACGGCGTTGCCGGGGTTTTATGCGCTATTGAAGCCATTACTACACTAACAGAAAACGGCATAAAACCACGCCGCAGCATAGAAATAGTTTCGTTTGCGGATGAAGAAGGCTGGCGGTTTAAAAAGGGACTGTTTGGATCGCGCGGTATACTGGGCAAACTGGAAGACGGCGAACTGCAACGTACCGACCATGACGGCATAACCCGCGAAAAGGCCTTAACGGATTTTGGCTGCGATATAACTGCCTTTGCTAACTCGCAATATGCACCCGGCAGTATTTATTGCTTTTTGGAACTGCATATTGAACAAGGCCCGATATTGGATTGGGGAAACAAACCCATTGGCATTGTTACCGGTATAGCGGGGCCATTGTGGCTCACGGTTAAATTAAAAGGTATGGCTGGTCACACTGGCTCGGTACCCATGCACCTGCGGCAGGATGCCTTGTTAGGGGCGGCCCGCATTATTGTAGGTTTAAACGATATTGTAACCCAGATACCCGGCGCGCCAACAGTTGGCACGGTGGCTACTATTGATGTTTTCCCGGCCTCGCGAAACATTATTGCCGAGGAGGTTTCGTTTACACTGGATTTGCGGGATATTGACCTTGACAGGCGCCATGCATATGAGAAACAGGTTAGAGAAATGATAGCAGCAACCGCCCAAAAACATAAACTTACCTACGAAATAGCCGAAGATACCAACAGCGAACCGCGTTATTGCGCTACCTGGATAAAGGATATTATCAAACAGGAGTGCGTTACATTGGGCGTGGATGCGCCCGAACTAATGAGCGGCCCTTTTCATGATGCTTTGGCACTATCATACGCGTGCGATTACGGGATGATATTTATCCGCTGTAAAGACGGTGTGAGCCATAACCCCTTGGAATATTCGACTGACGAGGACCTGGCCCTTGGTACCGAGATTTTGTATGGTACGGTTTTGAAAGTGTTGGATAAAGAGTAA
- a CDS encoding phosphatase PAP2 family protein → MKRIAAHIVSIILIPLIAPSYLFWIILFYFPQLTHITTISDKLLAILYIFLATTLLPFIVVFVLYKQKKIRTLTLDNKEDRVIPQIFSCFIYAGVCLFLVYTQGATNALTLSMVAVSVSVIGLTLITPYWKISTHACGSWGMFAILFDLQSRFAQPGFWVLYYIILFLTVTVCIARLYLKVHTPMQVLAGSIMGAIIGFSLFHYCLR, encoded by the coding sequence ATGAAAAGAATTGCAGCGCATATTGTTTCTATTATACTTATCCCGCTTATCGCTCCGTCCTATCTTTTCTGGATCATTTTATTCTATTTTCCGCAGCTAACACACATTACCACCATCAGCGATAAGCTGTTGGCCATACTCTACATATTTTTGGCCACTACCCTGCTGCCGTTTATTGTAGTGTTTGTTTTATACAAGCAAAAAAAAATACGGACGCTTACCTTAGATAACAAGGAAGACCGCGTTATACCGCAAATATTTTCGTGCTTTATTTATGCCGGGGTATGCTTGTTTTTAGTGTATACACAAGGTGCCACCAATGCCTTAACCTTATCAATGGTAGCGGTATCTGTATCGGTAATTGGCCTTACGCTAATTACCCCCTACTGGAAAATAAGCACACACGCTTGTGGCTCCTGGGGTATGTTTGCTATTTTGTTCGATCTGCAATCGCGCTTTGCCCAACCGGGCTTTTGGGTGCTTTATTATATTATACTTTTCCTTACGGTAACGGTTTGTATAGCACGCCTTTACCTAAAGGTACACACGCCAATGCAGGTATTGGCGGGCAGTATTATGGGTGCAATTATTGGCTTTTCGCTTTTTCATTACTGTTTGCGCTAA
- a CDS encoding S9 family peptidase, producing the protein MNKKLLAALPLALAFAAHAQQGNLTTQDYQRAESMMTYNTEPFIDRASVRPTWLANDKFWYRVLTAQGSEFMLVDPAKGTRAAAFDHQKLAASLSAAAGKKYEAAMLPFQSFSFSTDDKAIIFQADDKQWKCDLQTYAVTEDNSQPASGMRGAAGGRRGGGGGRRGGFGGAVTSPDGTKAVFIKDYNLWLRDVKSGKETQLTTDGIKDYGYATDNAGWKASDGAIVAWSPDSKKVSTFKQDQRNVSDMYLVTTNVGAPTLKQWKYPLPGDKTIPMIERVIINVDEPKVIKLLIPADPHRATLSDDIASSGTFDDNDWSADGTKLAFVSTSRDHKQEKVRIADATTGAVQEVFEEDVKTQYESGWGSINWRYLAKTNEIIWFSERDNWGHLYLYDAATGKLKNQITKGEFVVTRLIRVDEKARMVYFIADGREAANPYFSQLCRVGFDGKHFAVLTPEEGNHTITYSPTNNYFIDSYSKPDVPPVVVLRNADGKLITTLEKADISRLLATGWKPVTPFTVKAHDGKTDIYGLMFTPTHVDPTKKYPVIDYIYPGPQGGSVGGWSFAASRGDNQALAELGFVVVVLEGTSNPLRSKSFHDMSYGNMAENTLPDQITAIKQLAEKNPYMDISRVGIWGHSGGGFATATAMFRFPDFFKVGISESGNHDNRNYEDDWGERYDGLAANADYDAQANQNYAKNLKGKLMLAHGLMDNNVPPQNTLLVVEALEKANKNYDLVIFPNSAHGYGPYSSYMMRRRWDYFVKNLLGVEPPVEYKITSKTDPRTGPAFPF; encoded by the coding sequence ATGAATAAAAAATTACTTGCCGCTTTGCCCCTGGCATTAGCGTTTGCCGCACATGCGCAGCAGGGTAATCTAACCACTCAAGATTACCAGCGTGCCGAAAGCATGATGACCTATAATACCGAACCTTTTATTGACCGTGCCAGCGTACGCCCCACCTGGTTAGCAAATGATAAATTTTGGTATCGCGTTTTAACCGCCCAGGGCAGCGAATTTATGCTGGTTGACCCGGCAAAAGGTACGCGTGCAGCAGCCTTCGATCATCAAAAGCTCGCGGCCTCTTTATCGGCAGCAGCTGGTAAAAAATACGAGGCGGCTATGTTGCCTTTTCAAAGCTTCAGCTTTTCGACTGACGATAAAGCGATAATATTTCAGGCGGACGACAAGCAATGGAAGTGCGATTTGCAAACTTATGCCGTTACCGAAGATAACTCGCAACCGGCATCGGGCATGCGCGGTGCAGCCGGTGGTCGCAGAGGTGGCGGCGGCGGTCGCCGTGGCGGATTTGGCGGTGCTGTTACATCTCCCGATGGTACAAAAGCCGTTTTTATAAAAGATTATAACCTTTGGCTCCGCGATGTAAAAAGCGGTAAAGAAACCCAACTGACTACCGATGGTATTAAAGATTACGGTTACGCTACCGATAACGCGGGTTGGAAAGCAAGCGATGGGGCAATTGTTGCCTGGTCGCCCGATTCTAAAAAGGTTTCAACCTTTAAGCAAGATCAGCGTAACGTAAGCGATATGTATTTGGTAACCACCAACGTTGGTGCCCCTACCTTAAAACAATGGAAATACCCCTTGCCGGGAGATAAAACCATCCCGATGATTGAGCGGGTTATTATTAATGTTGACGAGCCGAAGGTTATTAAATTACTAATACCTGCCGACCCTCACCGCGCTACTTTGAGCGATGATATAGCGAGCAGCGGCACTTTTGACGATAACGATTGGAGTGCCGACGGAACCAAGCTGGCCTTTGTATCAACCTCGCGCGATCATAAGCAGGAAAAGGTACGCATTGCCGATGCCACAACCGGTGCCGTACAGGAAGTTTTTGAAGAAGATGTAAAAACCCAATACGAATCGGGCTGGGGAAGCATTAACTGGCGCTATCTGGCCAAAACAAACGAGATCATTTGGTTTTCTGAACGTGATAACTGGGGGCATTTATATTTATACGATGCCGCAACAGGCAAACTTAAAAACCAGATAACGAAAGGCGAATTTGTAGTAACGCGCCTTATCCGGGTTGACGAAAAAGCCCGAATGGTGTATTTTATTGCCGATGGCCGCGAAGCAGCAAACCCTTATTTTAGTCAGCTTTGCCGTGTTGGCTTTGATGGTAAGCACTTTGCCGTTTTAACTCCCGAAGAAGGTAACCACACCATAACCTATTCGCCAACAAATAATTACTTTATCGACAGCTATTCAAAACCCGATGTACCGCCGGTTGTTGTGCTGCGTAATGCCGATGGCAAACTCATTACCACTTTAGAAAAAGCCGATATTTCACGACTGTTAGCTACAGGCTGGAAACCGGTTACACCTTTCACCGTTAAGGCTCACGATGGTAAAACCGATATTTACGGCTTAATGTTTACCCCTACCCATGTTGATCCTACCAAAAAATACCCGGTTATCGATTACATTTACCCCGGCCCGCAGGGCGGTAGTGTAGGTGGCTGGTCGTTCGCGGCATCACGTGGTGATAACCAGGCCCTTGCCGAACTGGGTTTTGTAGTGGTAGTTTTAGAGGGAACCAGCAACCCGCTGCGCTCAAAAAGCTTCCATGATATGAGCTACGGCAACATGGCCGAAAACACCTTGCCCGATCAAATAACGGCTATTAAACAATTAGCCGAAAAGAACCCCTACATGGATATTAGCCGTGTAGGAATATGGGGTCATTCGGGAGGCGGCTTTGCTACCGCGACAGCAATGTTCCGCTTTCCGGATTTCTTTAAAGTGGGTATTTCCGAATCGGGCAACCACGATAACCGCAACTACGAGGACGACTGGGGCGAACGCTATGACGGTTTAGCCGCCAACGCCGATTACGATGCACAGGCCAACCAAAATTACGCCAAAAACCTAAAAGGCAAGTTAATGCTTGCACACGGCTTAATGGATAATAATGTACCGCCGCAAAATACCTTATTGGTAGTTGAAGCCTTAGAAAAAGCCAACAAAAACTACGATTTGGTTATATTCCCCAACAGTGCGCACGGCTACGGGCCATACTCATCATACATGATGCGCCGCCGCTGGGATTACTTTGTGAAAAACCTGTTAGGTGTTGAACCACCCGTAGAATATAAAATAACCAGCAAAACCGACCCACGTACCGGGCCGGCATTCCCATTCTAA
- a CDS encoding DoxX family protein: MNTVHKIETWGNTHHPLVLDPIRIALGIFLAFKGASFINNSYTLHAIIANQNAITLPETILMPAVYAIAFIHLIGGMMLALGIFSRIASLVQIPIVLGAVLLSNAVQLPGNSSVWLSIVTLVLLMVFCVVGSGKLSIEKIMENQHTIFN, translated from the coding sequence ATGAATACCGTTCACAAAATTGAAACCTGGGGTAACACGCATCACCCCCTGGTACTTGATCCTATCCGGATTGCTTTAGGCATTTTCCTGGCTTTTAAGGGCGCGTCTTTCATTAATAATAGCTATACGCTGCATGCTATTATTGCCAACCAAAACGCAATTACTTTGCCCGAAACCATATTGATGCCGGCAGTTTACGCCATTGCTTTTATACATTTAATTGGTGGTATGATGTTAGCCCTGGGCATTTTTTCGCGCATAGCATCACTGGTGCAAATACCAATTGTACTTGGCGCCGTGTTGCTTTCAAACGCGGTACAGTTGCCGGGTAACTCCAGTGTTTGGCTATCTATTGTAACCCTGGTATTATTAATGGTATTTTGCGTAGTGGGTTCGGGTAAATTATCTATCGAAAAGATAATGGAGAACCAGCATACCATATTTAACTGA
- a CDS encoding TonB-dependent receptor, which translates to MGRYLLCVLFLLLTLPVFAQKKYTISGTIRDEATGEQLIGATVRLKEVSAAATATNNYGFYSFSAPAGAYTLIVTYIGYETISRSLTISQNHSLNIALSAKSSLKEIVISANRPNNDQIASPQMGVEKLNMAQINNVPVLMGEKDILKTISLLPGVKAASEGNTGFYVRGGASDQNLIMLDEATVYNASHLFGFFSTFNSDAIKDVALFKGGMPAEYGGRLSSVLDIKMNDGNNKDFTVQGGLGLIASRIKVEGPLVKDKGSFMVSARRTYIDVFLGASKDSAIKGSSLYFYDINAKANYHFNDKNAVYLSGYFGKDVLGLKNTFGTNWGNATGTIRFNHLFNNRLFSNTSVVYSNYNYVIQSFSADNNFKATSQITDVNLKEDLQYSMGNGHSLKFGINVLHHSIAPGDITTNQTSSFNSRSIEQRYGFENAAYVSDEWKANDKLTFLYGLRLSGMFLLGPGTFKTYDLAGNTVSSNTYSSGSVVQSYFNLEPRFSASYTLNDENSVKASYNRNTQNIHLLSNSTSSTPTDLYVMSSNNVKPEIADQVSTGYFRNFKDNTYEFSAEVYYKWLQNQIDYKDGAQLIANQDVESQLTYGSGRAYGLELFLKKKYGRFNGWLGYTLSRTERKFAAINNGSYYPARQDRTHDVSVVGIYQLNKRWTFSASFIYGTGNAVTYPTGKYNIGGLTTFSYSERNGYRQPASNRLDLGATLEGKEHKKYHSSWNFGIYNVYGYHNPYIITFRDSKTVPNTTEAVETSIFGTAIPSVTWNFKF; encoded by the coding sequence ATGGGCAGATACTTACTTTGTGTTTTGTTTTTATTGTTGACGTTGCCTGTATTTGCCCAAAAAAAATATACCATTAGCGGCACCATCCGCGACGAAGCTACCGGCGAACAGCTAATTGGAGCCACAGTGCGGTTAAAAGAAGTATCGGCGGCAGCTACGGCCACCAATAACTATGGCTTTTATTCTTTTTCGGCTCCGGCGGGTGCTTATACCCTTATCGTTACCTATATCGGGTACGAAACCATTAGTCGTTCGCTCACCATTAGTCAAAATCACAGCCTTAATATAGCTTTATCGGCCAAAAGCAGTTTAAAAGAGATTGTTATTAGTGCCAACCGGCCCAATAACGACCAGATTGCGTCGCCGCAAATGGGAGTGGAGAAGCTAAACATGGCCCAGATTAATAACGTACCTGTGCTAATGGGCGAAAAAGATATTTTAAAAACCATTTCGCTTTTACCGGGCGTAAAAGCAGCCAGCGAAGGCAACACCGGGTTTTATGTACGAGGCGGAGCATCCGACCAAAACCTGATTATGCTGGATGAGGCTACGGTTTATAATGCTTCGCATTTGTTCGGCTTTTTTTCTACCTTCAATTCGGATGCTATAAAGGATGTTGCACTTTTTAAAGGCGGTATGCCTGCCGAATACGGGGGCCGTTTATCATCGGTGCTGGATATTAAAATGAACGATGGTAATAATAAAGATTTTACCGTTCAGGGCGGTTTGGGGCTTATCGCATCGCGCATTAAGGTTGAGGGCCCATTGGTTAAAGATAAAGGCTCGTTTATGGTAAGCGCGCGCCGCACCTATATCGATGTGTTTTTGGGTGCATCAAAAGATTCGGCAATTAAGGGCAGCAGCCTTTACTTTTACGATATCAATGCCAAGGCCAACTATCATTTTAATGATAAAAACGCCGTATACCTTTCGGGATATTTTGGTAAAGATGTATTGGGGCTAAAAAACACCTTTGGTACCAATTGGGGTAACGCAACGGGCACTATAAGGTTTAACCACTTGTTTAATAACAGGTTGTTTTCAAATACATCCGTTGTTTATAGCAATTACAACTACGTTATACAAAGCTTTAGTGCCGATAATAATTTTAAGGCCACATCGCAAATAACGGATGTTAACCTCAAGGAAGATTTACAATATTCTATGGGTAACGGGCATTCGCTAAAGTTTGGTATTAATGTTTTGCACCATAGCATAGCTCCCGGCGATATTACTACCAACCAAACATCAAGCTTTAACAGCCGCAGCATTGAGCAGCGTTACGGCTTTGAAAACGCCGCCTACGTTAGCGACGAATGGAAAGCTAACGATAAGCTTACCTTTTTATACGGCCTTAGGCTGAGTGGTATGTTTTTGCTTGGCCCCGGTACATTTAAAACTTACGATTTGGCCGGCAACACCGTTAGCTCAAATACCTATAGTTCGGGTTCGGTAGTGCAAAGTTATTTTAATTTAGAACCGCGCTTTTCGGCCAGTTATACCCTTAACGACGAAAATTCGGTTAAGGCATCGTACAACCGCAATACGCAAAACATCCATTTGTTAAGCAACTCCACCAGCAGCACACCAACAGATTTGTATGTGATGAGCAGCAACAACGTTAAGCCCGAGATAGCCGACCAGGTTTCTACTGGTTATTTCCGCAATTTTAAGGATAATACCTACGAGTTTTCTGCCGAGGTGTACTACAAGTGGTTGCAAAACCAAATTGACTATAAAGACGGAGCCCAATTGATAGCCAACCAGGACGTAGAATCGCAGTTAACTTATGGCTCGGGCAGGGCATACGGCTTGGAGTTGTTTTTGAAAAAGAAGTATGGCCGTTTTAACGGATGGCTGGGCTATACTTTATCCAGAACAGAACGCAAGTTTGCGGCCATTAATAACGGCAGCTACTATCCCGCAAGGCAAGACCGCACGCACGACGTTTCTGTTGTAGGCATCTACCAGCTTAACAAACGGTGGACGTTTTCGGCCTCATTTATTTACGGAACGGGCAACGCGGTTACTTATCCTACGGGCAAATATAACATTGGCGGCTTAACCACCTTCTCTTATTCGGAACGGAACGGCTACAGGCAACCCGCAAGCAACCGGCTTGATTTAGGCGCAACGCTTGAAGGTAAGGAACACAAAAAATACCACTCAAGCTGGAATTTTGGTATTTACAACGTGTATGGCTATCATAACCCCTACATTATTACCTTTAGAGATAGCAAAACCGTACCTAACACAACAGAGGCCGTGGAGACAAGTATTTTTGGCACTGCCATACCATCGGTTACCTGGAATTTTAAATTTTAA
- a CDS encoding STAS domain-containing protein, with protein MKFTVDKHEKYVVVKLNESKLNSLITPQLKSELILMNTEGQRNIVLDLSAVKFADSSGLSSLLVGHRLCKNGDGVFILVGLNTPVSRLVTISQLDNVLTVVNTTDEAIDLIFMEEIEKDLKKESR; from the coding sequence ATGAAATTTACTGTAGACAAGCACGAAAAATATGTTGTGGTAAAGCTCAATGAAAGCAAACTAAATTCGTTGATAACACCCCAGCTAAAATCGGAGTTAATACTGATGAATACCGAAGGGCAGCGAAATATCGTTCTTGATTTGTCGGCTGTAAAATTTGCTGATTCATCTGGCCTCAGCAGTTTACTGGTAGGGCACCGTTTGTGTAAAAACGGCGACGGCGTTTTTATCCTGGTAGGTTTAAATACCCCGGTATCAAGGCTGGTAACCATATCGCAACTGGATAACGTGCTTACCGTAGTTAATACAACCGACGAAGCTATCGATTTGATCTTTATGGAAGAGATTGAAAAAGATCTTAAAAAAGAATCAAGATAA